The Streptomyces sp. WZ-12 genome segment AGCGCCCGCGGATCACCGTCGGGCCGCACACCTTCGACGCGCTGGCCTGCGGCCCGGCCGACGGCGAGCTCGTCCTGCTGCTGCACGGCTGGCCCGAGTTCGCCGACTCCTTCAGCGCGCTGCTGCCCGCCCTCGGCGCTGCCGGCTACCGCGCCCTCGCCGTCGACCAGCGCGGCTACTCGCCGGCCGCCCGCCCGCCGCGGATCGCCGACTACGCCGTCCCCGAACTCGTCGCGGACGCCCTCGCGTTCGCCGACGCCCAGGGCGCCGACCGCTTCCACCTCGTCGGCCACGACTGGGGCGGCCTGGTCGCCTGGGCGCTGGCCGGCGCCCACCCCGAACGGCTGGCGTCGCTGACCGTGCTCGCCACCCCGCACCCCGAGGCGCTGAACCGCGCCGCCGCCGGCGACCCCGAACAGCACCACCGGCTGGACTACGTCCGCTTCTTCCGCCGCGACGACGGCGCCGCG includes the following:
- a CDS encoding alpha/beta fold hydrolase; translation: MADATPFERPRITVGPHTFDALACGPADGELVLLLHGWPEFADSFSALLPALGAAGYRALAVDQRGYSPAARPPRIADYAVPELVADALAFADAQGADRFHLVGHDWGGLVAWALAGAHPERLASLTVLATPHPEALNRAAAGDPEQHHRLDYVRFFRRDDGAAESALLADAAARLRAVYGGKVPAELIEANVRRLSEPGALTATLNWYRAPEAVISVPAGRIAAPTLFLWGSGDVALGRRAAESTGEWVDGPYRFEALEGVSHWLPEEVPALLAPTILDHLAVNQRG